CCTAAAGGCCTTTTACAATATTAGGCCTACATTACATTATTTTAAGGAATCGTTTTGCAATGTTTAAGAAATATCCGTTGAAATAACATAGATATTTATGATAAATTACAGATCCcttatttatttttaagttCGTATGTTGTTTCTTTTTTAGTGAATCGATTCCCTGATTTCTGGGGAAGTCGTTTCGATTATTTGTAGTGAAATTATTGCATGACGTCTGAAATTCTAGAATGTAGTGTCTTGTCAAAGTACAGACTGCTTTCACAAATGGTGTCAGATTTTTCCATGGAGCTTAGAAATGTGAACAGGCCGGCATGAGACCCTTACACAAAGCAAACAGGAAACAAGACTGACAGAAATTAGGagtttaaaaatagtttagctgaaCAGTGACCATACACTTTTAGGGACAGACAATAATAAGTCATTCAGTGGGGAGGATCGGGCGgaccgagaaggggaagagagaaatgagagggcTGTTGTTAGCATAGCTCTATCAAGAAAGAAGGACTCCCTGTTATCTGTGAATGAGGGCTTTTTTTTCAAGAATAGATATAGCACGAATATTTAATTCGTTTTTCTTTGAGAGACAACAATGCTTTATTTGAGAGCTGGACACAATTTGGGTTTTGTGAGGGATCCTTTTCTCCTTGCCCAGGCCCAGCTGTCCATATGGAAGACAACGTGTGCAACAACGATCACAATGCCACCAACTGACAGGCACGACAAAACCCCAAGGATACATCTCCCTGACTCGGGGATGCACTGGTCGAGATAAAGGAACTGAATAGCACCAAGAACCTCTGGCAGTGTCTATCCACACAGTCTGCTTTCCCACTCTTGCTTCTGCTTAATATGCACGCCTCTAACATTCACGAGAACCTGCCCtggtcctttgtgtgtgttttggttgtatactgtatatagtgCAAAGATAGAGTGCACAAAACTAGTCACAGTGGTGAATCTTAGGTCACGGGGGTTAGAGCCACACAGAAATCAACATGTTTTATTAACTGGAAGGTATCTAAATTATAACAGTCCGCTGTTATTCAATATAGTGGATGGTATAGCACTACGCATATGAGTGTACGTGGATTCAACTAGGAATACAACTAAGAGAAAACTACGAACAATTTTCTGTCAGTGCAACTTATAAGTTGGAGTCTATTGTTCAGAAACTGCAAAGGTCAAGTTATTTTCTTTGAAGTAACTAATATCCTGAAAAGCATTAAGGATATACAGGGGGAGCATTCTTTATCGATCATGTTTAACACAATGATCATATGCAACCGATTGGATAATACAATTGGGAGGATATGGGGAATAACTGTTTGTCCCGATCTCAGCTTGCTGTAATGTAAACGTCTACAGAACTATCTCAGTGCAAAACCAATTTCTTTTTAAAAGCAGTGCCCCTTGAGATAGAATTCTGTAAATAATTAGCTATTCGTGTCAATGTAGCTGTTTGCTCAATGATAATGGGGCGACTCTAACATCTGTTGTTCTAAGATTTCTCTTCTTGGCACAAACAATGCATAAGATATTCGACAGGTCATCATATTTACTCAAGATACCAAACTGGTCTAATTTTCCGCAGTGCGCTCGTACTTGCCAgtattgtgtgtctgttttggaaATACTTTTTAAGACTAGTCTTTCATAACCTATAGTAACTACTTATTGAGATTTACCGGCTTATTCAGAAAATAGAATTCCCTAGTCAACTGAATTAATCAAGCCTACTATTCTTTATTCCACAAAGTCTACGTTTTGCTTTTTGCTAATTGCCAATTGCTTTTTTGGCAATTGCTTTAACTTGTAGCCCATATGCCCTTACACAAAATATGTATGCATATTCCTCATTTAACTTTTGTTTGCCACGCAACTTAGTCTAAAGTTTAGTGAACATTTCTTTTTCATGTTAACCCTttaaatgtagcctaccactTAACATCGGAGCAGTAGCCGATGCGGGAGCATTCGGGGTGTTGAAAAGGAGTGCTTTTGACTCAAAGCTTCTTAGCTGAAGAAGCCCTCTTATATTAAGTAGCCTAAGTGGATTTTAGTCCCCATTTCACAAGTGACTTTAGCCTCTTTTTTTACTGACTTGTCCAAATTCAGAAAATGTTGACGGATTCATTCAGGCTCAAAAGAGAGAATTCAAGTGCGCCTGATATGAATTTAGCCTACCTCTACCCTGTGTTACTTAAGCAACACGTATCCTCACATAGGCTAATCATAATATGTTTACGCAGTCTATTCAGGCATAATCAAATTCATGGGACGTAGTTAAgacacgcaaaccaaaaacgtaatttctgaAACAGCATTTTATTAAAATCCTTATAAAAAACGGGATAAGTCCCCATCAACGCGCGATGTAACTGTTATTCACATAACCATATGAGATATTTTACGGCAGTCATGACATTTTCGTCACATAGTATTATACCCTTCTTTTAAGTTGGAAATATGTATATCTCCAGCTAAACGATTCTGAATGTTTTCTAGGTTGCAAACAATTGCCATAATGTAtttacaaaaagaaagaaagaaagaaaataaacaaaaattaacaaaacaaaaagggaaaaaagcTCAAAGTTGCCAATGTTTATTCATGGACATAAATATTTTCGGTCCATTGTAAAAGAAGCAAGAAATAAAATGTTCTATAATTATAAAGTGGTTTTGCACGTGCTGATAACACGAAGGacaaaaagaaaacatctctacaacacacaaacatattttacaaaatTTCACATGAGCATTGACATTCTTAAATCTAGGGAGAGGCTGGACCCAGTTCTCATAACGAAAACATGTAAACACGGCGCACACAGTAGCCCCGAAAAAATGGTATAGCCTATGGGTCAAGCTGCAAAATGAAAGTCTTTATTTTGTTGTGAACTCCCTATCGTGCTCTCAAAAGGCAGCCCTTCCAGTCTCTAATTGTTCACCAAGTCCACTGTTGCGTTTGCACCAAGTGATGTGCTGGGAATTGTGGCGTGGTGGCGGCGCTGTACTGAGCATTATATTGCATGTGTTGAAGGGACTGGGCGCTATACGCCGAGAAGGGAATTCCAGCCTGAAAAGTGGCCGCCAAGTCCTGAGCTTTAAGAGTATGACAAGGCTTTCCATCCCTGACTAAGACAGGCACGGCCACCCGccggggagaggggagatgtgTCACTTCCATACCTTTTTCAGCGCGGGCTCTCTTCATTTTGTACCGATGATTCTGGAACCAAATTTTCACTTGAGTTGGAGTCAGGCGAATCAAACTCGCGAGGTGTTCCCTCTCTGGCGCGGATAGGTATCGCTGTTGTCTAAACCGACGCTCAAGTTCGTACGTCTGCGCCTTGGAAAACAGCACTCTTCTTTTTCGCTTCTTCCCGGAGTCGCTGCCGTTGCTTGAAGTTTCCTTGTCATTGTCTGGTGATTCGTCCGCAGAGGGTTCCGGAGACTTGGCGGAGTCTTGTGAACTAGCTGATAGGCCATGCACTGCGTGGAAACAAAATGTACAGTCAAACACGAGAATTCATTTGGCCTAATAGGCAACCTGTCAGACAAGACACTTCATTTTTGCAGACATTTAAGGGCATTCATCCAAATATTCTGAATGTAGGCTAATTCAATAGTAGCCCAAATGAAAACGCATGCCTTTTTATTTTCACTTCTGTAGCTTTCGTAGGCTAAATGATTTCCATCAGTCTCCTGAAGAGGGTGATACACCAAAGCAGAAAATGAAGCAGTCTTGCCACAAATTCGCGTATGCACAGGTTCACATTTTCAAGTCGAAATAACAGAAAAATTATGCTATCCATTCTTAATGCTACAAATGCTATATAATAGGCTAGGCCTATTACACACATTATTCAAGAGATAGGCTACTATGATTAGGTGCTACATGTGGATGTAGACGTAGGCTACAACGAAAGGTTGTAAAGGTTGGCACCGTATACACAGTGAATAAAGACAAGTGCTGCACACGATCTAAGGGCAGGACTGAGACCGGGCAGCGGTATAGATTTTTCATTCAGTAGCCTATAAGTTTAGGCACATATCGTTtcgatattaggctactcataAAAAGGCAGATCACCCTTAAAGCGACAAAAAATTATTGAACAGCACTTACGTGAATATTGAATACTGTCCGTGGTAGCAAGCCATCTTGTGTAAGGATTGTCACTACTATCATAAAATGGGTTCTTTAAAGGCAGGTTTTGAACGTTTTCGAGCGGATTTTGCACCAAAACTCCAGACGTTTTTGTTGTCTCAGATCCTTCCGTATCTTCCTCCGCTCCAGTGATAGATCCTTCTTCATCATTCGTGTCAGGGAGGTCCAAAATGTCCTTTACAGAAAAGCCCGTCTTTGTGTTGGTCAACGACATGTCTTGTGGAAATGTATGCAGGAAAGTTGCTGCACCAGTTTGGCAATCCGCTGTTTtaaaacagaaaacacaatCGATGTTTCAGAAAAAATATAACTGACGTTATA
The Osmerus mordax isolate fOsmMor3 chromosome 9, fOsmMor3.pri, whole genome shotgun sequence genome window above contains:
- the nkx2.2a gene encoding homeobox protein Nkx-2.2a isoform X2 produces the protein MSLTNTKTGFSVKDILDLPDTNDEEGSITGAEEDTEGSETTKTSGVLVQNPLENVQNLPLKNPFYDSSDNPYTRWLATTDSIQYSLHGLSASSQDSAKSPEPSADESPDNDKETSSNGSDSGKKRKRRVLFSKAQTYELERRFRQQRYLSAPEREHLASLIRLTPTQVKIWFQNHRYKMKRARAEKGMEVTHLPSPRRVAVPVLVRDGKPCHTLKAQDLAATFQAGIPFSAYSAQSLQHMQYNAQYSAATTPQFPAHHLVQTQQWTW
- the nkx2.2a gene encoding homeobox protein Nkx-2.2a isoform X1, yielding MSLTNTKTGFSVKDILDLPDTNDEEGSITGAEEDTEGSETTKTSGVLVQNPLENVQNLPLKNPFYDSSDNPYTRWLATTDSIQYSRKCCSIIFLHGLSASSQDSAKSPEPSADESPDNDKETSSNGSDSGKKRKRRVLFSKAQTYELERRFRQQRYLSAPEREHLASLIRLTPTQVKIWFQNHRYKMKRARAEKGMEVTHLPSPRRVAVPVLVRDGKPCHTLKAQDLAATFQAGIPFSAYSAQSLQHMQYNAQYSAATTPQFPAHHLVQTQQWTW